One part of the Clostridium thermosuccinogenes genome encodes these proteins:
- a CDS encoding metallophosphoesterase family protein, whose amino-acid sequence MKILVFSDTHGETDRAEDVIRNSNGIDLVIHLGDYFRDAQKLSNMFPQIPFEYVYGNSDFMIGSVAAEKILEYCGKRILITHGHRYSVNWDYSKLYKKAEDTKVDMILFGHTHIAHIEDRGSCILLNPGSISDPRDDSRESYAIITLDENSIQPVICTYKRFMVKTAAK is encoded by the coding sequence AGATATTAGTATTTAGCGATACACACGGCGAAACGGACCGGGCGGAAGACGTAATAAGAAACAGCAATGGTATAGATCTGGTAATACATCTTGGTGATTACTTCAGGGATGCTCAGAAGCTTTCTAATATGTTTCCGCAGATTCCCTTCGAATATGTTTATGGGAATAGTGATTTCATGATAGGCAGCGTAGCGGCGGAAAAGATTCTGGAATATTGCGGCAAGAGAATCCTCATCACCCATGGCCACAGATATTCGGTCAACTGGGATTACAGCAAGCTTTATAAAAAGGCGGAGGATACAAAGGTTGATATGATTTTATTCGGGCATACTCATATCGCCCATATTGAGGACAGAGGAAGCTGCATACTGCTTAACCCGGGAAGCATAAGCGACCCCAGGGATGACAGCAGGGAGTCCTATGCAATAATAACGCTGGATGAGAACAGCATCCAGCCTGTCATATGCACCTATAAAAGATTTATGGTAAAGACAGCTGCCAAATAA
- a CDS encoding sodium-translocating pyrophosphatase, translating into MDISTALILAIVVSLLSFGVAAYFYIWVKKQPSSNKTVHMVGELIQKGASTFLRREYALLARFAGVIAILILLFLPQPIWSGDFKDNIAMAVSYIFGTALSALAGKIGITIATIANMKAAEAATKGIKPSFLAGFRGGAVMGMAVVGSSLLGVSLVYAITRDASAMLGFSFGASSLALFAKAGGGIYTKTADVSADLVGKVELGIPEDDPRNPAVIADNVGDNVGDVAGMGADLFDSNVASMVAALVMAITLDKGAGNFTMMVFVYAALGLLASSIGVITARMGKSGDPSNALNMSTYVTTALYAGATALVTWIFKFEWRIWGAMIAGLLVGTIIGIASDYFTNDNKKPVHYVAKASESGPAFTILSGVSYGFLSVLPALAGIAVSALVAYNLTAQLNPGNPVYGMFGISMAAVGMLSIVGMIISNDAYGPIVDNARGLVEMGNLGDKALEITDSLDSAGNTVKAVTKGFAIGAAGLTIIALLGTFMSEVNVAASERGLAGIENFDILNPTVFFGLLVGAAIPAVFSAMLMLGVDRNAQRMVGEIHRQFNEIPGLKEGKEDAMPEYDKCIDIATTGALKELIPAGLMAIAATIVVGFVGGVNAVGGFLAGNIISGLLLALFMSNSGGLWDNAKKYVEAGNHGGKGSNAHKSAVVGDTVGDPFKDTAGPSINTQVTVVSLVSSIMATLFLTIKIFG; encoded by the coding sequence ATGGACATTTCAACAGCACTAATTCTAGCAATAGTGGTCTCACTGTTATCCTTCGGAGTAGCTGCGTACTTTTACATATGGGTAAAGAAGCAGCCTTCCTCCAACAAAACGGTCCACATGGTTGGTGAACTTATCCAAAAGGGAGCCAGCACATTTCTTAGGCGTGAATATGCCCTGTTAGCACGTTTTGCAGGCGTAATAGCTATTTTAATTTTGCTGTTCTTGCCTCAGCCTATTTGGTCGGGTGATTTTAAAGACAATATCGCCATGGCTGTATCCTATATATTTGGTACGGCCCTTTCCGCATTAGCCGGAAAAATAGGAATTACAATTGCCACTATTGCCAATATGAAAGCAGCCGAAGCTGCGACAAAAGGCATCAAGCCTTCATTTCTCGCCGGTTTTCGTGGCGGTGCGGTCATGGGTATGGCTGTTGTAGGCTCAAGTCTTTTAGGAGTATCTTTAGTGTATGCCATTACAAGGGATGCAAGCGCAATGCTAGGTTTCAGCTTTGGAGCATCCAGCCTTGCACTTTTTGCGAAAGCAGGTGGTGGAATCTACACCAAAACTGCCGACGTAAGTGCCGATTTGGTTGGTAAGGTTGAACTCGGCATACCCGAGGATGACCCGAGAAACCCTGCTGTTATTGCCGACAATGTCGGGGATAATGTCGGTGACGTTGCAGGCATGGGAGCAGATTTGTTCGACTCCAACGTTGCATCTATGGTTGCGGCTCTGGTTATGGCAATTACACTGGACAAAGGAGCCGGAAATTTCACCATGATGGTATTTGTTTACGCAGCTCTTGGACTGCTTGCTTCCAGCATTGGTGTTATCACAGCCCGAATGGGTAAAAGCGGTGATCCCTCAAATGCGCTGAATATGAGCACTTATGTTACCACTGCTCTTTATGCCGGCGCTACTGCGTTAGTCACATGGATTTTCAAATTTGAGTGGAGAATTTGGGGAGCCATGATTGCAGGTCTTTTGGTTGGAACTATAATAGGTATAGCCAGCGACTATTTCACCAATGACAATAAGAAACCTGTCCATTATGTCGCTAAAGCCTCTGAATCCGGACCGGCATTCACAATTTTGTCGGGCGTTTCCTACGGCTTCTTAAGCGTTTTACCTGCCCTGGCAGGCATTGCAGTTTCCGCTCTTGTAGCTTATAACCTTACTGCTCAGTTAAATCCCGGCAATCCGGTTTACGGAATGTTCGGCATATCTATGGCAGCAGTCGGTATGCTCTCCATCGTAGGTATGATAATTTCCAACGATGCTTACGGACCGATCGTTGATAATGCAAGAGGACTTGTTGAAATGGGCAATCTGGGCGATAAAGCTCTGGAAATTACGGACTCTCTGGATAGCGCGGGTAACACGGTTAAGGCAGTTACCAAAGGTTTTGCCATCGGTGCGGCAGGACTGACTATTATTGCATTACTCGGTACTTTTATGAGTGAGGTTAATGTTGCAGCTAGTGAACGTGGACTTGCCGGAATTGAGAATTTCGATATATTGAATCCTACCGTATTCTTCGGATTGCTGGTGGGTGCAGCAATTCCTGCGGTATTCTCTGCCATGCTCATGCTTGGCGTTGACCGTAACGCTCAGCGTATGGTGGGAGAAATTCATAGGCAGTTCAATGAGATTCCGGGTCTTAAAGAAGGTAAGGAAGACGCTATGCCGGAATATGACAAGTGCATTGACATAGCAACGACCGGCGCATTGAAGGAACTCATTCCTGCAGGCCTTATGGCAATCGCTGCTACTATTGTAGTGGGTTTTGTCGGAGGCGTGAATGCGGTGGGCGGCTTCCTGGCAGGAAATATCATCAGTGGCTTGCTGCTGGCATTGTTCATGTCCAACTCCGGAGGCTTATGGGATAATGCCAAGAAGTATGTAGAAGCCGGCAACCACGGAGGAAAAGGGTCTAATGCTCATAAATCCGCTGTAGTCGGTGACACAGTAGGCGATCCGTTTAAAGATACCGCAGGACCTTCCATCAATACACAGGTTACAGTTGTATCCTTGGTATCCTCCATTATGGCTACGCTGTTCCTGACAATTAAAATATTCGGTTGA